One genomic window of Brevundimonas vesicularis includes the following:
- a CDS encoding TetR family transcriptional regulator, with translation MRDIARDVGVDAALISRYFGSKDDLFLAALDSCGDGSALMQGEKADFGRRVAHEIVFEPKKAEKLKGMSIMLRSIGSAKASEMVQNTCTQRFFGPLEEWLSGPDATVRARLLAGFIMGMSVSRELGGGSFNIAPAQCEEMRDRLAPILQSLIDG, from the coding sequence ATGCGCGACATCGCCCGCGATGTCGGGGTCGATGCGGCCCTCATCAGCCGCTACTTCGGCTCCAAGGATGACCTGTTCCTGGCCGCGCTAGACAGCTGCGGCGACGGCAGCGCGCTGATGCAGGGCGAAAAGGCCGACTTCGGCCGGCGCGTGGCGCACGAGATCGTCTTCGAACCCAAGAAGGCCGAAAAGCTGAAGGGCATGTCGATCATGCTGCGCTCCATCGGTTCGGCCAAGGCGTCGGAGATGGTTCAGAACACCTGCACCCAACGGTTCTTCGGCCCGCTGGAGGAGTGGCTGAGCGGGCCGGACGCCACGGTCCGCGCGCGTCTCCTGGCCGGCTTCATCATGGGCATGTCGGTCAGTCGCGAACTGGGCGGCGGCAGCTTCAACATTGCACCCGCCCAATGTGAGGAGATGCGCGACCGCCTGGCTCCCATTCTTCAGTCCCTGATCGACGGCTGA
- a CDS encoding HlyD family secretion protein, producing MTDAAPPAPASSAPAAPQAPAAAPPAPAPKKNVMWTVIAAGVALLGVLMVLYAWQLPPFRGAIQRTDNAYVRGQVTIISPQVNGYVVQVPVQDFQTVQQGQLLAQVDDRIYRQRLEQAEASLHSAQAALSNSAQTQASARGSVAQQRASIAAAEATLTRAQADANRARTLKAGGWVAQANVDVAEAALRSAQAQVAQARAAEGIAQTGVTSAVVGRDSLAAAVENAQAAVRLAQIDLANTRIVAPRAGRLGEIGVRQGQYVTAGAQLMGLVPDVVWVTANMKETQMKNIRVGQPVEITVDALGGQTLRGHVERIAPAAGSEFSVIRPDNATGNFTKVAQRIPVRIRIDPNQPAAERLAPGMSVVAKVNTAG from the coding sequence ATGACCGACGCTGCCCCGCCCGCCCCCGCCTCTTCCGCCCCTGCCGCCCCGCAGGCGCCCGCCGCTGCTCCACCTGCGCCTGCGCCGAAGAAGAACGTCATGTGGACCGTCATCGCCGCCGGGGTCGCCCTGCTGGGCGTTCTGATGGTGCTGTACGCCTGGCAGTTGCCGCCCTTCCGGGGCGCGATCCAGCGTACGGACAACGCCTATGTGCGCGGTCAGGTGACGATCATCAGCCCGCAGGTGAACGGCTATGTCGTCCAGGTGCCGGTCCAGGACTTCCAGACCGTCCAACAGGGGCAGTTGCTGGCCCAAGTGGACGACCGCATCTATCGCCAGCGGCTGGAGCAGGCGGAGGCCAGCCTGCACTCGGCCCAGGCGGCCCTGTCCAACTCGGCCCAGACCCAGGCGTCGGCGCGCGGATCGGTGGCCCAGCAGCGCGCCTCCATCGCCGCGGCCGAAGCAACGCTGACGCGGGCCCAGGCCGACGCCAACCGCGCCCGCACCCTGAAGGCCGGCGGCTGGGTCGCCCAGGCCAATGTGGACGTCGCCGAGGCCGCCCTGCGCAGCGCCCAGGCCCAGGTCGCCCAGGCCCGCGCCGCCGAGGGCATCGCTCAGACCGGCGTCACCTCCGCCGTCGTCGGCCGCGACAGCCTGGCCGCCGCCGTCGAGAACGCCCAGGCCGCTGTGCGTCTGGCTCAGATCGATTTGGCCAACACCCGCATCGTCGCCCCCCGCGCCGGCCGTCTGGGCGAGATCGGCGTGCGCCAGGGCCAGTATGTGACCGCGGGCGCCCAGCTGATGGGTCTGGTGCCTGACGTGGTCTGGGTCACGGCCAATATGAAGGAGACGCAGATGAAGAACATCCGCGTCGGCCAGCCGGTCGAAATCACCGTCGACGCCCTGGGCGGCCAGACCCTGCGCGGCCATGTCGAACGCATCGCCCCCGCCGCCGGGTCGGAGTTCAGCGTCATCCGCCCCGACAACGCCACCGGCAACTTCACCAAGGTCGCCCAGCGCATCCCGGTCCGCATCCGCATCGACCCGAACCAGCCCGCCGCCGAGCGTCTGGCGCCGGGCATGTCGGTGGTGGCGAAGGTCAATACGGCCGGCTGA
- a CDS encoding efflux RND transporter periplasmic adaptor subunit, with the protein MRGLKIAAVSVMVTGALYGCSPKAEAPAQGAPPVTVAVPLKQQVRDWDEFTGRFEAVSSVDVRARVGGYIQAVHFRDGQMVQRGQLLFTLDPRPAQAALAQAQAQVAQAQSQLSLARANLARSEALLASQAVSKAEYDSNKAAVDAAQANLAAGNAAVRNARLNLEYTRVTAPVSGRVSDRRVDPGNVIAGGSSAGDVLTTIISGGPIHFVFDGSEAVLLKYLRQGGANQGATVNVRLQDESTYKHTGRLDFSDNAVDTASGVIRLRAILPNADGFLRPGMFGSAQVAGAGAYDALLVPDSAIGTDQARRTVAVVNADGTVTNKAVQLGPIVQGLRVVRSGLAPTDRVIIAGLQRAAQPGSKVTPKNGKIEPVAGDASQAPVTQSAPASSASFANSLPAG; encoded by the coding sequence ATGCGCGGGCTGAAGATTGCGGCGGTATCCGTCATGGTGACGGGTGCCCTTTATGGTTGTTCGCCAAAGGCCGAGGCGCCGGCGCAGGGCGCGCCGCCCGTAACAGTGGCTGTGCCGCTGAAGCAGCAGGTGCGGGACTGGGACGAGTTCACCGGCCGCTTCGAGGCGGTCTCCAGCGTGGACGTGCGCGCCCGGGTCGGCGGCTATATCCAGGCGGTTCACTTCCGCGACGGTCAGATGGTCCAGCGCGGCCAGCTGCTGTTCACCCTGGATCCGCGCCCGGCGCAGGCCGCGCTGGCCCAGGCTCAGGCCCAGGTGGCCCAGGCTCAGTCGCAACTGTCACTGGCCCGCGCCAACCTGGCCCGCAGCGAGGCTCTGCTGGCCTCGCAGGCGGTGTCCAAGGCCGAGTATGATTCCAACAAGGCGGCCGTCGATGCGGCCCAGGCCAATCTGGCGGCCGGCAACGCCGCCGTCCGTAATGCGCGCCTGAACCTGGAATACACCCGCGTCACCGCGCCGGTGTCGGGCCGCGTGTCCGACCGTCGCGTCGACCCGGGCAATGTCATCGCCGGCGGATCGTCGGCCGGCGACGTCCTGACCACCATCATTTCGGGCGGCCCGATCCACTTCGTCTTCGACGGTTCGGAAGCGGTCCTGCTGAAATACCTGCGTCAGGGCGGCGCCAACCAGGGTGCGACGGTCAATGTCCGTCTTCAGGACGAAAGCACCTATAAGCACACCGGCCGTCTGGACTTCTCTGACAACGCCGTGGACACCGCCTCGGGCGTAATCCGCCTGCGCGCCATCCTGCCCAACGCTGACGGCTTCCTGCGCCCCGGCATGTTCGGCAGCGCCCAGGTCGCGGGCGCCGGCGCCTATGACGCTCTGCTGGTGCCGGATTCGGCCATCGGCACAGATCAGGCCCGCCGCACCGTCGCCGTGGTCAACGCCGACGGCACCGTGACGAACAAGGCCGTCCAGCTCGGCCCGATCGTGCAGGGCCTGCGCGTCGTCCGTTCGGGCCTGGCTCCAACCGACCGCGTCATCATCGCGGGTCTGCAACGCGCCGCCCAGCCGGGCTCCAAGGTCACGCCCAAGAACGGCAAGATCGAACCCGTCGCCGGCGATGCGTCCCAGGCGCCCGTCACCCAGTCGGCGCCCGCGTCCAGCGCCTCCTTCGCCAACAGCCTGCCGGCCGGCTAA
- a CDS encoding efflux transporter outer membrane subunit, whose translation MTRNKTLSFLTAAAQLTASGALLAACAVGPKAPIADLPVAGTGAFVGSASPTVSTAAARDDWWRLYEDPTLDALIQQAFAENNQLEAAFANLRAVRASLSEARVGRFPTTTTSAQAQRSRASAATVQGLPAGQDAPEIDTYDVGIQAAYEVDLFGRVESTIRAARADARAAEAALATVQVTVAAEMTRAYADTCSANAQIAVAERTLELQRNTANLTQTLLDGGAGTGLDVASARAALAQTAATLPTLRAARNEALFRLATLTGRTPAEASQAAAACVRPPQLSQPIPVGEGAALLARRPDVRQAEAELAAAAARVNVATANLFPQISLGGSFGSTALDAGELGDDQNFRFSFGPLISWSFPNVFAARAQIKAAGARSDAALAAFDQTVLTALQETETALSNYANELDRRAALTEARDQAARAADLSRLRFNAGADSFLLVLDAERTQAAADAALAQSDALVTTYQIALFRALAGGWQADS comes from the coding sequence ATGACCCGCAACAAGACCCTCAGCTTCCTGACCGCCGCAGCCCAGTTGACGGCTTCTGGCGCCCTGCTGGCCGCCTGCGCGGTCGGGCCCAAGGCGCCGATCGCCGACCTGCCCGTCGCCGGCACGGGCGCCTTCGTCGGCTCGGCCAGCCCCACTGTCTCGACCGCTGCGGCGCGCGACGACTGGTGGCGGCTGTACGAAGACCCCACGCTGGACGCCCTGATCCAGCAGGCCTTCGCCGAAAATAACCAGCTAGAAGCCGCCTTCGCCAATCTGCGCGCGGTTCGGGCGTCGTTGTCGGAGGCCCGCGTCGGCCGTTTCCCGACCACGACGACCAGCGCCCAGGCCCAGCGCAGCCGCGCCTCGGCCGCCACGGTCCAAGGCCTGCCCGCAGGGCAAGATGCGCCCGAAATCGACACCTATGACGTCGGCATTCAGGCGGCCTATGAGGTCGATCTGTTCGGACGGGTGGAATCCACCATCCGCGCCGCCCGCGCCGACGCCCGCGCCGCCGAGGCCGCCCTGGCCACGGTCCAGGTGACGGTCGCGGCCGAGATGACCCGCGCCTATGCCGACACCTGCTCGGCCAATGCGCAGATCGCGGTCGCCGAACGGACGCTGGAGTTGCAACGCAACACCGCCAACCTGACCCAGACCCTGCTCGACGGCGGGGCGGGCACCGGGCTGGACGTGGCCAGCGCCCGCGCGGCCCTGGCCCAGACGGCGGCGACCCTGCCGACCCTGCGCGCAGCCCGTAACGAGGCCCTGTTCCGCCTCGCGACCCTGACCGGCCGCACCCCGGCCGAGGCCAGCCAGGCCGCCGCCGCCTGCGTGCGCCCGCCCCAGCTCAGCCAGCCGATCCCGGTCGGCGAAGGCGCGGCGCTTCTGGCCCGCCGTCCCGACGTGCGCCAGGCCGAGGCCGAACTGGCCGCCGCCGCCGCGCGGGTAAACGTGGCGACCGCAAACCTGTTTCCGCAGATCAGCCTGGGCGGCTCCTTCGGCTCCACCGCGCTGGACGCTGGCGAACTGGGCGACGACCAGAACTTCCGCTTCAGCTTCGGTCCGCTGATCAGCTGGTCCTTCCCCAACGTCTTCGCCGCCCGCGCTCAGATCAAGGCCGCCGGCGCCCGTTCGGACGCAGCGCTCGCTGCGTTCGACCAGACGGTGCTGACGGCCCTGCAGGAGACGGAAACGGCCCTGTCCAACTACGCCAACGAGCTGGACCGCCGTGCGGCCTTGACCGAAGCCAGGGACCAGGCAGCCCGCGCCGCCGACCTGTCGCGCCTGCGCTTCAACGCCGGCGCCGACAGCTTCCTCTTGGTGCTCGACGCCGAACGCACCCAAGCGGCGGCGGACGCCGCTCTGGCCCAGTCTGACGCCTTGGTCACCACCTACCAGATCGCCTTGTTCCGCGCCTTGGCTGGAGGCTGGCAAGCCGACAGCTGA
- a CDS encoding MFS transporter, translated as MARNNWHLPWEQYVETLKPHERPMMPGSPATPDHAWPMRIQYALTGLLVAMVGSLGNAAVTANIQNLQGSLGITITEAAWLPVVFVMTNACMNLILVKFRMQYGLRLFTQIFLGAFVLVCAAHLFVDNYQSTLLVRAIAGMAGAGLSSLGFLYIIQAFPAAHRLKGLIIGIGLASFAVPISRLVMPGLLQLGDWRAFYLFELGLCLVAWGAVQVVKLPPSERLRVFDRLDFLTFALFAPGVALLCAALGLGRIVWWTQAAWIGWALIGSVILLTAAFLVEHNRKNPLINTRWLTGPDLLRLFGAILLIRMVLSEQTSGAVGFLTVVGLGPDQLHGLFVVILLSMIAGTLVSAFTLNMEKLNKPIAIALALIAVGAWIDSHSTVLTRPAQLYFSQALIAFASAMFIGPALMIGIVKVLTQGKQNLISFIVMFSVLQNVGGLAGSALTGTLQIIREKYHSNQLAAGMSALDPQVALRLRQLSGAYASTITNPALAKAEGAVLLGRQVTQQANVLAYNDVFLVIAVIAALGSAWVTVTHLRPRWKARRDAKNNNADAAVQSAAVAAAD; from the coding sequence ATGGCCCGCAACAACTGGCACCTGCCCTGGGAACAGTATGTCGAGACGCTGAAGCCGCACGAGCGGCCGATGATGCCCGGCTCGCCCGCCACGCCCGATCACGCCTGGCCGATGCGGATCCAGTACGCCCTGACCGGCCTGCTGGTCGCCATGGTCGGATCGCTGGGCAACGCCGCCGTCACCGCCAACATCCAGAACCTGCAAGGCTCGCTGGGGATCACGATCACCGAGGCCGCCTGGCTGCCGGTCGTCTTCGTCATGACCAACGCCTGCATGAACCTGATCCTCGTCAAGTTCCGGATGCAGTACGGCCTGCGCCTGTTCACCCAGATCTTCCTGGGCGCCTTCGTGCTGGTCTGCGCCGCACACCTGTTCGTCGACAACTATCAATCGACCCTGCTGGTGCGGGCCATCGCCGGCATGGCGGGCGCGGGCCTTTCCAGCCTGGGCTTCCTCTACATCATCCAGGCCTTTCCGGCGGCGCATAGACTCAAGGGGCTGATCATCGGCATCGGCCTGGCCAGTTTCGCCGTGCCGATTTCGCGGCTCGTCATGCCCGGCCTGCTCCAGTTGGGCGACTGGCGCGCCTTCTATCTGTTCGAGCTGGGCCTGTGCCTGGTCGCCTGGGGCGCGGTGCAGGTGGTCAAGCTGCCGCCGTCCGAGCGGCTGCGGGTGTTCGACCGGCTGGACTTCCTGACCTTCGCCCTGTTCGCGCCAGGCGTGGCCCTGCTGTGTGCGGCCCTGGGTCTGGGACGCATCGTCTGGTGGACGCAGGCCGCCTGGATCGGCTGGGCCTTGATCGGCTCCGTCATCCTGCTGACCGCCGCCTTCCTGGTCGAGCACAATCGCAAGAACCCGCTGATCAACACGCGCTGGCTGACCGGGCCGGACCTGCTGCGCCTGTTCGGGGCGATCCTGCTGATCCGCATGGTTCTGTCGGAACAGACATCCGGCGCGGTGGGCTTCCTGACCGTCGTGGGTCTGGGACCAGATCAGCTTCACGGCCTGTTCGTCGTCATCCTGCTGTCGATGATCGCCGGCACCCTGGTCAGCGCCTTCACCCTGAACATGGAGAAGCTGAACAAGCCGATCGCCATCGCCCTGGCGCTGATCGCGGTCGGCGCCTGGATCGACAGCCATTCGACGGTCCTGACGCGCCCGGCGCAGCTATATTTCAGCCAGGCCCTGATCGCCTTCGCCTCGGCCATGTTCATCGGCCCGGCGCTGATGATCGGCATCGTCAAGGTGCTGACCCAGGGCAAGCAGAACCTGATCAGCTTCATCGTCATGTTCAGCGTGCTTCAGAACGTCGGCGGTCTGGCGGGTTCGGCCCTGACCGGGACGCTTCAGATCATCCGCGAGAAATACCATTCCAACCAGCTGGCGGCCGGGATGTCGGCGCTGGACCCGCAGGTCGCCTTGCGGCTGCGCCAGCTGTCGGGCGCCTATGCCTCGACGATAACGAACCCCGCGCTGGCGAAGGCCGAAGGCGCCGTCCTGCTGGGCCGACAGGTGACGCAGCAGGCCAATGTGCTGGCCTACAACGACGTCTTTCTGGTCATCGCCGTGATCGCGGCCCTGGGCTCCGCCTGGGTGACCGTCACCCACCTGCGGCCGCGCTGGAAGGCGCGCCGCGACGCCAAGAACAACAATGCAGACGCTGCGGTCCAGAGCGCCGCCGTCGCCGCCGCCGACTGA
- a CDS encoding efflux RND transporter permease subunit: MNISRFFIDRPIFAAVIAVVISIIGIAAYPLLPLSQYPEIAPPTITINAAYPGASAETLAETVAAPIEQEVNGVENMLYISSSSTSDGAVAITVTFQPGTDLDAAQVLVQNRVALAEPRLPEAVRQTGVVVNKAESGFLMILGLTSPDGTLDNDYVGNYANSTLRDRLLRIDGVGAVQVFGGGNYSMRVWIDPAKAAERGLTGPEIVSALRAQNVQAAAGSIGQPPFPNSAAAFQLPVQVQGRLSDPNEFANVVLKTDAQGRVTYLRDVARIELGAQDYGIRGFFDGQRGVGIAIVQQPGANALGTADRVLKEVEALKSEVPAGMKVDVPYNPTEFVAASVESVQHTLVEAVILVIIVVMVFLQTWRAAIIPIVAIPVALVGTFAVQLALGYSINSLSLFALVLAVGIVVDDAIVVVENVERAIGEGLSPKEAAYRSMQEVSGALIAIGLVLVSVFVPTMFVPGIPGIFYRQFAVVIASASVISLFVSLTLSPAMAALLLKPHKKDHEHARKPGVLGTVVYYGGWAGRKFNEGFDWLSDRYGRLTARLVRTVGLVLIIYAGLLGLTAWRLVDTPSGFIPEQDQGFLIGVIQLPAGASLDRTQAVMERATKIIQGTAGVNGTVAFAGLDGSSFSFGSNAATIFVRLNGFEERSKEEAATALAGAITQATGQIEDAQIFVIAPPAVQGLGTGNGFSMMIQDREGAGYRPLEGATFAMMGAAAQKPTEVSQVFSTYNTASPRITADVDRDKALMLGVQPSSVFDTLGVYLGSSYVNDFNMLGRTFRVTAQAEPTARDDIADIANLKTKSSTGAMVPIGSVANLVNDSGPARIVRYNLFPAAELQGNAAAGVSSGEALQIMETMAAQTLPQGFSYEWTGLAYQQKAAGSGATVIFLMAVVFVFLVLAAQYEAFTLPLAVILIVPMCLLAAIIGVNLRGLDNNILVQIGLVVLIALAAKNAILIVEFAKQAEEEQGMNRFEAAVAAAKTRLRPILMTSFAFILGVVPLMLASGPGAEMRQSLGTSVFSGMLGVTFFGLIFTPVFYVVSRWLSSKLPQGKKPTTTPDRPSDRPVRYDETSDLTDPNAPAPATGRGGDI, from the coding sequence ATGAACATCTCCCGCTTCTTCATCGACCGGCCGATCTTCGCGGCCGTGATCGCGGTGGTGATCTCCATCATCGGCATCGCCGCCTATCCGCTGCTGCCGCTGTCGCAGTACCCGGAAATCGCGCCGCCGACGATCACCATCAACGCCGCCTATCCCGGCGCCTCGGCCGAGACCCTGGCCGAAACCGTCGCCGCCCCCATCGAGCAGGAGGTGAACGGCGTCGAGAACATGCTCTACATCTCCTCCTCGTCCACGTCGGACGGGGCGGTGGCCATCACCGTGACCTTCCAGCCCGGCACGGACCTCGACGCCGCACAGGTGCTGGTCCAGAACCGGGTGGCGCTGGCCGAGCCCCGTCTTCCCGAGGCGGTTCGCCAGACGGGTGTCGTGGTTAACAAGGCCGAGAGCGGCTTCCTGATGATCCTGGGCCTGACGTCGCCCGACGGCACCCTGGATAACGACTATGTCGGCAACTACGCCAACTCCACGCTACGGGACCGTCTGCTGCGGATCGACGGCGTGGGCGCGGTTCAGGTGTTCGGCGGCGGCAACTATTCGATGCGCGTCTGGATCGACCCGGCCAAGGCGGCCGAGCGCGGTCTGACGGGCCCCGAAATCGTCTCCGCCCTGCGCGCCCAGAACGTTCAGGCCGCCGCCGGCTCCATCGGCCAGCCGCCGTTCCCCAACAGCGCGGCCGCCTTCCAGCTGCCGGTTCAGGTCCAGGGTCGTCTCAGCGATCCCAATGAGTTCGCCAACGTCGTCCTGAAGACGGACGCTCAAGGCCGCGTCACCTATCTGCGCGACGTGGCGCGGATCGAACTGGGCGCCCAGGACTACGGCATCCGCGGCTTCTTCGACGGCCAGCGCGGCGTCGGCATCGCTATCGTTCAGCAGCCGGGCGCCAACGCCCTGGGCACCGCCGACCGCGTGCTGAAAGAGGTCGAGGCCCTGAAGTCCGAAGTGCCCGCCGGCATGAAGGTGGACGTGCCCTACAACCCGACCGAATTCGTCGCCGCCTCGGTGGAGTCGGTTCAGCACACCCTGGTCGAAGCCGTCATCCTGGTCATCATCGTGGTCATGGTCTTCCTGCAGACCTGGCGCGCGGCCATCATCCCCATCGTCGCCATTCCCGTCGCCCTGGTCGGCACCTTCGCGGTGCAGCTGGCGCTGGGCTATTCGATCAACTCCCTGTCCCTGTTCGCCCTGGTCCTTGCGGTCGGCATCGTCGTCGATGACGCCATCGTCGTGGTCGAGAACGTGGAGCGGGCCATCGGTGAGGGGCTCAGTCCCAAGGAGGCCGCCTATCGATCGATGCAGGAGGTTTCCGGCGCCCTGATCGCCATCGGCCTGGTGCTGGTGTCGGTGTTCGTGCCCACCATGTTCGTGCCCGGCATCCCCGGCATCTTCTATCGCCAGTTTGCGGTCGTCATCGCCTCGGCCTCGGTCATCTCGCTGTTCGTGTCCCTGACTCTGTCGCCGGCCATGGCCGCCCTGCTGCTGAAGCCGCACAAGAAGGATCATGAGCACGCTCGCAAGCCGGGCGTCCTGGGCACGGTCGTCTATTACGGCGGCTGGGCCGGGCGGAAGTTCAACGAGGGCTTCGATTGGCTGTCGGATCGTTACGGCCGCCTGACCGCGCGTCTGGTGCGCACGGTCGGTCTGGTGCTGATCATCTATGCCGGTCTTCTGGGCCTGACCGCCTGGCGTCTGGTGGATACCCCCTCGGGCTTTATCCCTGAACAGGACCAAGGCTTCCTGATCGGCGTCATCCAACTGCCGGCGGGCGCGTCTCTGGATCGCACCCAGGCGGTGATGGAACGCGCCACCAAGATCATCCAGGGCACCGCCGGGGTGAACGGCACCGTGGCCTTCGCCGGTCTGGACGGCTCCAGCTTCTCGTTCGGCTCCAACGCCGCCACCATCTTCGTGCGCCTGAACGGCTTCGAGGAACGCTCCAAGGAGGAGGCCGCTACGGCCCTGGCCGGCGCCATCACCCAGGCGACCGGACAGATCGAGGACGCGCAGATATTCGTCATCGCCCCGCCGGCGGTCCAGGGTCTGGGCACCGGCAACGGCTTCTCGATGATGATCCAGGACCGCGAAGGCGCCGGCTATCGTCCGCTGGAAGGCGCGACCTTCGCCATGATGGGCGCCGCCGCCCAGAAGCCGACCGAGGTCAGCCAGGTCTTCTCGACCTACAACACGGCCTCGCCGCGCATCACCGCCGACGTCGACCGCGACAAGGCGCTGATGCTGGGCGTCCAACCCAGTTCGGTGTTCGACACCCTGGGCGTCTATCTGGGTTCGTCCTACGTCAACGACTTCAACATGCTGGGCCGCACCTTCCGGGTGACGGCGCAGGCGGAGCCGACGGCGCGCGACGACATCGCCGACATCGCCAATCTGAAGACCAAGTCGTCCACGGGCGCCATGGTGCCGATCGGATCGGTGGCCAATCTGGTCAACGATTCCGGACCGGCGCGGATCGTGCGCTACAACCTGTTCCCGGCGGCCGAACTTCAGGGCAACGCCGCTGCAGGGGTCTCTTCCGGCGAGGCGCTGCAGATCATGGAAACCATGGCCGCCCAGACCTTGCCGCAGGGCTTCTCCTACGAGTGGACGGGTCTGGCCTATCAGCAGAAGGCGGCGGGTTCCGGCGCGACGGTCATCTTCCTGATGGCGGTGGTGTTCGTCTTCCTGGTGCTGGCGGCTCAGTACGAAGCGTTCACGCTTCCGCTCGCGGTCATTCTGATCGTGCCGATGTGTCTGCTGGCGGCCATCATCGGGGTGAACCTGCGTGGCCTGGACAACAACATCCTGGTCCAGATCGGGCTTGTCGTTCTGATCGCCCTGGCAGCCAAGAACGCCATCCTGATCGTCGAGTTCGCCAAACAGGCCGAGGAAGAGCAAGGCATGAACCGGTTCGAGGCTGCGGTCGCCGCCGCCAAGACCCGTCTGCGTCCGATCCTGATGACCTCCTTCGCCTTCATCCTCGGCGTCGTGCCGCTGATGCTGGCCTCCGGGCCGGGCGCGGAGATGCGTCAATCGCTGGGCACGTCCGTCTTCTCGGGCATGCTGGGCGTGACCTTCTTCGGCCTGATCTTCACCCCGGTCTTCTATGTGGTCAGCCGCTGGCTGTCCTCGAAACTGCCGCAAGGCAAGAAACCGACCACGACGCCTGACCGTCCTTCGGACCGGCCCGTGCGTTATGACGAAACCAGCGACCTGACCGATCCGAACGCGCCTGCGCCCGCGACCGGCCGGGGAGGGGACATCTGA
- a CDS encoding TetR/AcrR family transcriptional regulator codes for MTRPAEKPVRKDAALNRAAVLEAARAVFADQGLDAPLDLIAERAGVGRGTLYRHFSDRTELALAVLEADVADLGRRTADQGDDPQAFFWFLDRLAEDMVRNAGLAGVVRNVRSPDALTPLRQSLMEAGAAPLKRAQAAGLVREDLRPMDIRLIATLLGAGFQGADEAERQAVSLRTRALVLDGLRPRGEPR; via the coding sequence ATGACGCGCCCTGCCGAAAAACCTGTCCGCAAGGACGCCGCTCTGAACCGGGCGGCGGTGCTGGAGGCCGCGCGCGCGGTCTTCGCCGACCAGGGACTGGATGCGCCCCTGGATCTGATCGCCGAACGGGCCGGAGTGGGGCGCGGCACCTTGTATCGGCACTTCTCCGACCGCACGGAACTGGCTCTGGCGGTGCTGGAGGCCGACGTCGCGGACTTGGGTCGGCGCACCGCCGATCAGGGCGATGATCCGCAGGCCTTCTTCTGGTTTCTGGACCGGCTGGCCGAGGACATGGTGCGCAATGCGGGACTGGCCGGCGTCGTGCGGAACGTGCGGTCGCCAGATGCGCTTACACCGCTGCGGCAGAGCTTGATGGAGGCGGGCGCCGCACCGCTGAAGCGGGCCCAGGCCGCCGGCTTGGTGAGGGAGGATCTGCGGCCGATGGACATCCGTTTGATCGCCACCCTGCTGGGCGCCGGTTTTCAGGGCGCGGACGAAGCCGAGCGCCAGGCCGTGTCGCTGCGCACCCGCGCGCTTGTTCTTGACGGCCTAAGACCGCGCGGGGAGCCGCGCTGA